The Candidatus Nitrosymbiomonas proteolyticus genome has a segment encoding these proteins:
- a CDS encoding non-canonical purine NTP pyrophosphatase,RdgB/HAM1 family, whose product MASVIAKLVLATFNPAKAREMRQILSRCAPAIEFLVLSDFPGAIEADETGSTYAENALIKARAAAAFTGEWAVSDDAGLEIDALEGAPGLHSKRFEGVETDFPSKMRRILELMEGVPEDERAARFRCCVALCPPPAVSQVCEVFEAVCEGRIARQTKGDYGFGYDPIFYLPEPNAHMAELPPEEKHRVSHRGKVLAMLCARLARPNE is encoded by the coding sequence GTGGCGTCCGTGATCGCCAAGCTGGTGCTTGCGACCTTCAATCCTGCGAAGGCGCGTGAGATGCGACAGATTCTGTCCCGCTGCGCTCCGGCGATCGAGTTCCTCGTTCTGAGCGACTTTCCAGGGGCGATCGAAGCCGATGAGACCGGATCGACGTATGCCGAGAACGCTCTGATCAAGGCCCGAGCCGCCGCCGCTTTCACCGGGGAGTGGGCCGTTTCAGACGACGCCGGGCTCGAAATCGACGCCCTCGAAGGCGCGCCGGGGCTGCACTCCAAGAGATTCGAAGGGGTCGAAACCGATTTCCCGAGCAAAATGCGCAGGATCCTCGAGTTGATGGAGGGCGTGCCCGAAGACGAGCGAGCCGCGCGCTTCCGCTGCTGCGTTGCCCTTTGTCCTCCGCCCGCGGTTTCCCAAGTGTGCGAGGTTTTTGAGGCCGTTTGCGAGGGCCGAATCGCAAGGCAAACGAAGGGGGATTATGGATTCGGGTATGACCCGATCTTCTACTTGCCGGAACCGAACGCTCACATGGCAGAACTTCCTCCCGAAGAGAAACACAGGGTCAGTCATCGAGGCAAGGTGCTCGCGATGCTCTGCGCCCGTCTGGCGCGTCCCAACGAATAG